The proteins below come from a single Apium graveolens cultivar Ventura unplaced genomic scaffold, ASM990537v1 ctg2904, whole genome shotgun sequence genomic window:
- the LOC141700777 gene encoding lectin-like translates to MGASESSQHDQANSQPSNEKPSTLTSQNSEEDHTMPTQKAVSRKTSDLRSEVKPPPHNYEAIVKDAAIDKSSTEKLFEQLYTGLLLKQKKQKYWVDKKSHANFFMLYARSFTITWSEDKRFWHWPYLSESDGVFIDVAEMLNVCWLEVHGKLEASMLSPGVLYEFVFEVMLRDPAYGWEVPVNLRLTRPDGSKQEHKENLMEKPRGRWIEIVIGEFMASQEKSGEIECSLYEYQGGKWKKGLLVKGVAVRPKTSIKV, encoded by the exons ATGGGAGCATCTGAGAGCTCGCAACATGATCAGGCTAACTCACAACCATCTAATGAAAAACCCTCCACCCTAACCTCACAAAACTCTGAAGAAGACCACACTATGCCGACACAGAAGGCCGTCTCTCGAAAAACATCAGATTTGCGATCAGAAGTAAAGCCACCTCCTCATAACTATGAAGCAATTGTAAAAGATGCAGCCATTGACAAGTCCTCCACTGAAAAGCTATTTGAGCAGCTATACACAGGACTGTTACTTAAACAAAAGAAACAG AAGTATTGGGTGGACAAGAAGTCCCATGCCAACTTTTTCATGTTGTATGCGAGGAGTTTCACAATAACTTGGAGCGAAGACAAACGTTTTTGGCACTGGCCTTACCTCAGCGAAAG TGATGGTGTGTTTATCGATGTTGCTGAAATGCTAAACGTATGCTGGCTAGAAGTGCATGGGAAACTCGAGGCATCAATGCTATCACCTGGAGTACTATATGAGTTTGTTTTCGAGGTCATGTTGAGAGATCCTGCATATGGATGGGAAGTTCCGGTAAATCTGAGACTCACTCGTCCTGATGGATCTAAACAAGAACACAAGGAGAATTTGATGGAAAAGCCAAGAGGAAGGTGGATAGAGATTGTCATAGGTGAATTCATGGCGTCACAAGAAAAATCTGGAGAGATCGAGTGCTCCTTATATGAATACCAAGGAGGAAAATGGAAGAAAGGTTTACTCGTTAAAGGCGTTGCAGTCAGGCCAAAAACATCCATTAAGGTTTAG